The genomic region TTCTGGAGACTCTATGGCCTTAGAGTATCTCACGTTATCCTCAATGGTCTGAGTTAAACTATCTGATACAATTAGATATCTCAGTGGAACGTTTGGAAACAAAGATCTAAACTGCCTATGTTCGTAGACATTAATCTCGTCATTGGGCATGACCATGGGAGCATTATCAACTATAAAGCAGGAGTATTTCCTCCTAGTCAAAAATTCGTTGTAGTACTTCCATCCAAGATTCATCAAGTCCTTATCCTTATGTATTTTCTCCAGATCTGGTCTAAACCTAGGCCCGTCCCCAAAGTACTTTAGAATTGTGATGCTCCCTCTCCCTATTGGGAATTCTCTGATGACGTCAACGTCTTTACCATCCGCAAGGCTGGCTACTAACCCCGGCCCGTTTATCCCAGCAAGGTAGGACGCATAACCTACGATGTCCCTATCCATGAGAAGTACGTGATGTCCTTCAGACGCGAAGACCTTAGCAAGCGATATCGCAACAGTGGACTTACCAACTCCACCCTTTGAGCTACGTATTGAAAGCCTCACGAGTTACCTTTCTGATGTAAGTACTTAAATATTCTTTTTAAATTGGAAAGTAATGTAAGGGTTTACTTTCAAATTAGCGTTAAACTCGAAGTCCACGTGATTTTAGTAATGTCTACTCCAGAGATCCTGTGATTTACGTTGTCTTACAAATATGTCTTTACTAATACCCTTATAGATAAGGGTACTTCCTTTTTTATGATGAAAGAGAGAGTTATTTGTGAACATACATGTCCGTTCAGATAATTGAAAAGAAATGGTTGCCCTTAGAGGAATTGAAGAGGGAAAAGGTGATAGGTAAATCCCTAGAAGTTCCAATAGGTGGTGTTACGTTCACTTTTGAGGTACCAGAAAATCCCATGGTTTACGTAAGTGAGACAGAAGGGGTTCTATACGTTAATGGTTCGGCCTATTGGGAATCTGAACTATATATCCTGGAAGATCTAAAGACGGAGTTCTTAGAACAGG from Metallosphaera sedula DSM 5348 harbors:
- a CDS encoding tyrosine-protein kinase family protein, with product MRLSIRSSKGGVGKSTVAISLAKVFASEGHHVLLMDRDIVGYASYLAGINGPGLVASLADGKDVDVIREFPIGRGSITILKYFGDGPRFRPDLEKIHKDKDLMNLGWKYYNEFLTRRKYSCFIVDNAPMVMPNDEINVYEHRQFRSLFPNVPLRYLIVSDSLTQTIEDNVRYSKAIESPEQQILGFIINMIKPQDLKKYEDVIRKVINELECRIGVLMPFNEELFQFSGSIEDFPVPQQMKELAKRIKTEEHGIIA